In one window of Cytophagaceae bacterium ABcell3 DNA:
- a CDS encoding L,D-transpeptidase family protein, translated as MFLRLQTVFILAGLSFSVLLSCTRKDAQAEFSDNFRVKFVSITEDSAQGRVIFNPELIADLYDMDEDVVLKRWGNKQKVEQMISVIQNVEEDGLHPNDYHLQAIENLAETVFYSRNYEVEDVVELELLLTDALFVIASHLAEGKLDAENIDPQWNASKRKMDINLEAFVDSALTNNTIEESLKNLVPPYREYRNLKKALAKYREVKASGGWDSFETSMPKLQKGVTHEDVATLRKRLMVTQGDVYENLEDEKIFASKLHEQVVIFQKRNGLTADGVVSKSTIEALNIPVEERIATIEANLERWRWINDDLGKKYIKVNIANFELQVVENDTAVFVSDAIVGKPFRKTPVFSSVMNHLVFAPTWTVPPTILKQDVIPAVVQKPSYLREKNMKVLRNDGSEVDPATIDWKKAAVSGFPYRIRQEPGKDNALGAVKFMFPNKHSVYIHDTPTRNLFVHTDRSFSSGCIRIAKPLELAAYLLQDKPEWTKAQISKVVEQGRERTVHIKPLAVHLLYLTTWADDEGIVHFRKDIYDRDDVLLKALNQKPPVAALEESKEMAGL; from the coding sequence ATGTTTTTAAGATTGCAGACTGTTTTCATCCTAGCTGGACTTTCTTTCAGTGTTTTATTGAGTTGTACCCGGAAAGATGCGCAAGCAGAGTTTTCCGATAACTTTCGTGTTAAGTTTGTCTCAATCACTGAGGATAGTGCCCAAGGGAGGGTTATTTTTAACCCAGAACTTATAGCCGATCTTTATGATATGGATGAAGATGTTGTTCTGAAAAGATGGGGAAATAAGCAGAAGGTAGAGCAAATGATTTCGGTAATCCAAAATGTAGAGGAAGACGGTCTTCACCCCAATGACTATCACTTACAAGCGATAGAAAACTTGGCTGAAACAGTTTTTTATTCTAGGAATTATGAGGTTGAAGATGTGGTTGAGTTGGAGTTGTTGCTGACTGATGCATTGTTTGTAATAGCCTCCCACTTGGCTGAAGGTAAATTAGATGCTGAAAATATTGATCCACAGTGGAACGCTTCAAAAAGAAAGATGGATATTAACCTGGAGGCATTTGTGGATAGTGCTTTGACTAATAATACTATTGAGGAAAGCCTGAAAAACTTGGTACCACCTTATAGGGAATATAGAAACCTTAAAAAAGCGCTTGCCAAATATCGTGAGGTTAAAGCTAGTGGTGGCTGGGATAGTTTTGAAACTTCTATGCCAAAACTACAAAAAGGAGTAACACACGAGGATGTCGCTACGCTGAGGAAAAGGCTCATGGTTACCCAAGGAGATGTTTATGAAAATTTGGAAGATGAAAAGATCTTTGCCAGTAAGCTTCACGAGCAAGTTGTCATTTTTCAAAAAAGAAATGGGTTAACAGCAGATGGAGTAGTGTCTAAATCAACCATTGAAGCTTTAAATATACCTGTAGAGGAACGGATTGCTACTATTGAAGCCAACCTTGAGCGTTGGAGATGGATTAATGATGATCTAGGGAAAAAGTACATAAAAGTTAATATTGCAAATTTTGAGCTCCAGGTTGTTGAAAATGATACTGCGGTGTTTGTTTCTGATGCCATAGTAGGTAAGCCGTTTAGGAAAACCCCTGTTTTCAGTTCAGTCATGAACCATTTGGTGTTTGCGCCCACGTGGACTGTTCCTCCTACCATATTGAAGCAAGATGTTATACCCGCAGTCGTCCAAAAGCCCTCTTATCTTCGGGAAAAAAACATGAAGGTGTTGCGCAATGACGGATCCGAAGTAGACCCGGCAACTATTGACTGGAAAAAAGCGGCTGTTTCAGGTTTCCCTTATCGTATCAGGCAAGAACCAGGCAAAGACAACGCTTTGGGTGCTGTTAAATTCATGTTTCCGAACAAGCACAGCGTTTATATTCATGATACCCCTACACGTAACTTATTTGTACATACCGACCGTTCTTTTAGCTCAGGCTGCATCCGCATAGCTAAACCTCTTGAGTTGGCTGCTTACTTACTTCAGGATAAACCAGAGTGGACAAAAGCGCAAATATCAAAAGTTGTTGAGCAAGGTAGAGAACGCACCGTGCATATTAAGCCCTTGGCTGTGCATTTGCTTTATCTTACCACATGGGCAGATGATGAGGGGATCGTGCATTTTAGGAAAGATATTTATGACCGTGATGACGTTTTGCTAAAAGCGCTTAACCAAAAACCGCCCGTTGCCGCACTAGAGGAAAGTAAAGAGATGGCGGGTCTGTAA
- a CDS encoding DUF349 domain-containing protein codes for MSSDKEILEGKKNLQDINQPVKSGRHPEDNDYQDEGDNANEDYSDYSKADLLRVIETYRVDGNYVRAGSFLKEVKANFDNIIEAERAEAFENYLNEGGDETGFSYKLDDLSKKFYSLFDKLKEEVSNHFSKFEKEKEKNLAIKNELLEKLRNLISSEETNTSITSLKEIQEEWKAIGPVPGAYVQDLWASYNALVERFYNNRSIYFELKELDRKKNLEAKVELCEKAEKLLEETNVLEAIKELKNLHNDYKHIGPVPREEQENLWLRFKSASDKLYEKRNELFRNQKANLEENYKKKLAVIEKMLPYAEFSTERIDEWKEKTSEVLNLQVEWKQAGAVPQEKSKEASKRFWSACKAFFHNKEKFFKELESVKVENLKKKVELCEQAEALKDDGDFVNTARTLKDLQKQWEGIGPVPIKQKDAIFKRFKTACDHFFNRKREFLAEEEKAYHENLKKKQEICDKIEALAEEDDLDVEDFQNLQEAFANIGFVPKSEIKSIQARYKSAVDTLLANLDTEGDKEKEKVKLMLKVGALKNVPAGQNKLNRTESDINKKIGQLKGQIDLWTNNIEFFGNSKNADKLKADFENKIQQAHKELDELKEQKKIISEYKK; via the coding sequence ATGAGTTCTGACAAAGAAATTCTTGAAGGCAAAAAAAATCTGCAGGACATTAACCAACCGGTTAAGTCTGGAAGACATCCTGAAGACAACGACTATCAGGATGAGGGAGATAACGCTAACGAAGACTACAGCGACTATTCCAAGGCAGATCTGCTCAGGGTCATAGAAACTTACCGTGTCGATGGTAACTATGTTCGTGCTGGTTCCTTTTTAAAAGAAGTTAAAGCTAATTTTGATAATATTATTGAAGCCGAACGGGCAGAGGCTTTTGAAAACTACCTCAATGAAGGTGGTGATGAAACAGGTTTCAGTTACAAACTGGACGACCTTTCTAAAAAGTTTTATTCTTTGTTTGATAAACTGAAAGAGGAGGTTAGCAACCACTTTAGCAAATTTGAAAAGGAAAAAGAAAAGAACCTTGCCATAAAAAATGAGCTTCTGGAAAAGTTGCGTAACCTGATTTCTAGCGAAGAGACCAATACTAGTATTACTTCCCTTAAAGAAATTCAGGAAGAATGGAAAGCCATTGGCCCCGTTCCGGGCGCTTATGTTCAAGACCTATGGGCTAGTTATAATGCTTTGGTAGAGCGTTTCTACAATAATAGGAGCATCTATTTTGAACTGAAGGAACTGGATCGCAAGAAGAACTTAGAAGCTAAGGTAGAATTGTGCGAAAAGGCAGAAAAGCTACTGGAAGAAACTAACGTTTTGGAGGCTATAAAAGAGCTTAAAAACCTTCACAATGATTATAAGCATATTGGTCCGGTGCCACGTGAAGAACAGGAAAATTTATGGCTTCGGTTTAAGTCGGCCTCTGATAAGCTTTATGAAAAACGCAACGAGCTATTTAGAAACCAAAAGGCTAACCTTGAGGAAAATTATAAAAAGAAACTTGCAGTAATTGAAAAGATGCTGCCATACGCAGAGTTTTCTACCGAACGCATAGATGAGTGGAAAGAGAAAACATCTGAAGTTTTGAACCTTCAGGTAGAGTGGAAGCAAGCGGGGGCAGTGCCTCAGGAAAAGTCTAAAGAAGCTTCTAAACGTTTCTGGTCTGCTTGTAAGGCTTTTTTCCATAACAAAGAAAAATTCTTTAAAGAGCTTGAGTCTGTGAAGGTGGAAAACCTTAAGAAAAAGGTGGAGCTATGTGAACAAGCAGAAGCCCTTAAAGACGATGGCGATTTTGTAAATACCGCACGCACGCTTAAAGATCTTCAAAAGCAGTGGGAGGGGATAGGGCCTGTGCCTATCAAACAAAAGGATGCTATTTTTAAACGCTTTAAGACAGCTTGTGACCATTTCTTTAACAGAAAAAGAGAGTTTCTAGCAGAAGAAGAAAAAGCGTATCATGAAAACCTCAAGAAAAAACAGGAGATTTGTGATAAAATAGAAGCATTGGCCGAGGAAGATGACCTTGATGTTGAAGATTTCCAGAACTTACAAGAGGCTTTTGCCAACATTGGTTTTGTTCCTAAAAGCGAAATCAAGTCTATTCAAGCTCGCTATAAAAGTGCAGTAGATACTTTGCTGGCAAACTTGGATACGGAAGGTGATAAAGAAAAAGAAAAGGTGAAATTGATGCTTAAGGTAGGTGCTTTGAAAAATGTACCAGCCGGACAGAACAAATTGAACCGTACAGAGTCTGATATAAACAAAAAAATTGGCCAGTTGAAGGGGCAAATCGATTTGTGGACAAACAATATTGAGTTCTTTGGTAACTCTAAAAATGCCGACAAATTAAAAGCTGATTTTGAAAATAAAATACAACAAGCTCATAAAGAATTAGATGAGCTTAAAGAGCAGAAAAAAATTATTTCTGAGTATAAAAAATGA
- a CDS encoding YqgE/AlgH family protein, translating to MVSKGHILLSEPYLGDNSFERSVILLCENNEQGAFGFILNKPTILTLEAVLAGVDDFDEMLYMGGPVGQDSLHFIYRNNFPLEGSVEVMDNLYWGGDYEQLKYLINTKQLNTADIRFFLGYSGWGEGQLDEELEENAWIVAEANSGDIFDTTPGDMWRFMLQKKGGKYKMMSNYPIDPRLN from the coding sequence ATGGTAAGTAAAGGGCACATATTATTATCAGAACCTTATTTAGGGGACAATAGTTTTGAAAGGAGTGTAATACTTCTTTGTGAAAACAATGAACAAGGTGCCTTTGGGTTTATCCTGAACAAGCCAACGATACTTACTTTAGAAGCTGTATTAGCAGGCGTAGACGATTTTGATGAGATGTTATATATGGGTGGGCCTGTAGGGCAAGATTCTTTACATTTTATTTATCGAAACAATTTTCCACTTGAAGGGTCAGTAGAGGTAATGGATAATTTGTACTGGGGTGGAGACTATGAACAACTCAAATATCTTATTAATACTAAGCAGCTCAATACCGCTGACATCAGGTTCTTCCTTGGTTATTCAGGATGGGGCGAAGGTCAGTTGGACGAAGAGCTTGAAGAAAATGCATGGATCGTGGCAGAAGCCAATTCTGGTGATATCTTTGATACTACACCTGGTGATATGTGGCGCTTTATGTTACAGAAAAAAGGGGGTAAATATAAGATGATGTCTAATTACCCCATAGATCCGAGACTAAACTAA
- the pdxH gene encoding pyridoxamine 5'-phosphate oxidase, translating into MSKANLNLADIRKDYKKKSLSEEETTYKPLDQFSQWLNEAITANVCEPTAMNFSTVSKDCRPTSRILLLKEVNEKGLVFFTNYQSRKGKELEENPAGCITFFWPELERQVRIEGFVEKISEEESEKYFKSRPFLSRVGATISPQSTEISKEVLEKKFEEAQNTYSEENLQKPEHWGGFCLIPDYFEFWQGRPGRLHDRICYKSSGENEWVKARLAP; encoded by the coding sequence ATGAGCAAAGCAAACCTTAACTTAGCTGATATCAGAAAAGACTACAAAAAGAAGTCATTGTCTGAAGAAGAAACAACATATAAACCATTGGATCAGTTTTCTCAATGGCTTAATGAGGCCATCACTGCTAATGTTTGCGAACCCACTGCCATGAATTTTTCCACAGTTTCTAAAGATTGCAGACCAACTTCAAGAATTTTACTGCTTAAAGAAGTTAACGAAAAAGGACTGGTCTTTTTTACAAACTACCAAAGCAGAAAAGGAAAAGAACTGGAAGAAAACCCAGCGGGATGCATCACTTTTTTTTGGCCAGAACTTGAAAGACAGGTGCGTATAGAAGGGTTTGTTGAAAAAATTTCTGAAGAAGAGTCTGAAAAATACTTTAAATCTAGGCCATTTTTAAGTAGGGTCGGTGCAACTATTTCTCCACAAAGCACTGAAATTTCTAAAGAGGTGCTTGAAAAAAAGTTTGAGGAAGCCCAAAATACCTATAGTGAAGAAAATCTTCAAAAACCTGAACACTGGGGCGGTTTCTGCTTGATACCTGACTATTTTGAGTTTTGGCAAGGTAGGCCCGGAAGGCTACACGACAGGATTTGCTATAAATCGTCAGGTGAAAATGAGTGGGTAAAAGCCCGGTTGGCACCTTAA
- the bshB1 gene encoding bacillithiol biosynthesis deacetylase BshB1, with amino-acid sequence MKLDILVFSVHPDDAELGCSGTILSHIAMGKKVGVVDLTQGELGTRGNAELRLQEADDASEILKLSARENLGFRDGFFTIDEDHLLSVIRIIRKFQPEIVIANAIEDRHPDHGRASDLVAEASFLSGLRKIKTSLDGESQAAWRPRKVYNFIQDRYIKPDLIVDISDFWDEKVKSILAYKSQFYNPENDEPETYISSPEFLKFVEARAMEYGHYIGVKYGEGFTCRQRVGVKNLFDLL; translated from the coding sequence ATGAAACTTGATATATTAGTCTTTTCGGTTCACCCTGATGATGCTGAGTTGGGATGTAGTGGAACCATTTTATCTCATATTGCCATGGGTAAAAAAGTAGGTGTTGTTGATTTAACACAGGGGGAGCTTGGTACTAGGGGCAATGCAGAGTTAAGACTACAAGAAGCAGATGATGCTTCTGAGATTTTAAAGCTTTCAGCAAGGGAAAACCTAGGTTTTAGGGATGGTTTTTTTACTATAGATGAAGATCATTTACTTTCTGTAATTCGTATTATCAGGAAATTTCAGCCTGAAATCGTTATTGCCAATGCTATAGAAGATAGGCATCCAGACCATGGCAGGGCTTCTGATCTTGTAGCAGAGGCTAGTTTTTTATCTGGATTGCGAAAAATAAAAACTTCTCTTGATGGAGAAAGCCAGGCAGCTTGGAGGCCTAGAAAAGTCTATAACTTTATTCAAGACAGATATATTAAGCCTGATTTGATCGTGGATATTTCTGACTTTTGGGATGAAAAGGTAAAATCGATATTAGCTTATAAAAGCCAATTTTACAACCCTGAAAATGATGAACCGGAAACCTATATTTCCTCACCTGAGTTTTTAAAATTTGTAGAAGCTCGCGCTATGGAATACGGGCATTATATTGGTGTAAAATACGGTGAAGGCTTTACTTGTCGCCAGAGGGTTGGGGTAAAAAACCTTTTTGACCTGCTTTAA
- the trxB gene encoding thioredoxin-disulfide reductase, with product MAEEKVSCLIIGSGPAGYTAAIYASRAGLNPVMYQGGQPGGQLMITNDVENYPGYSDGVMGPQMMEDFRKQAARFGTDIRFGLATKVDFSGPVHKVFIDDAHLILAETVIIATGASAKWLGLESEARLNGKGVSACAVCDGFFFRGMDVAVIGGGDTACEEASYLSKLCKKVYMIVRRDEMRASDIMQKRVLNANNVEILWDTVTEEVLGEEEVDGIRIKNNKSGEVKEIPVKAFFVAIGHQPNTGIFKEWLDMDESGYIKTVPGSSRTNIHGVFACGDAQDNIYRQAVTAAGTGCMAALDAERYLVEKENM from the coding sequence ATGGCTGAAGAAAAAGTATCCTGCCTGATTATCGGTTCCGGCCCTGCCGGATATACCGCTGCAATATATGCTTCGCGCGCTGGTCTTAACCCTGTTATGTATCAAGGTGGACAACCTGGCGGTCAATTAATGATTACCAATGATGTCGAGAACTACCCGGGCTACTCTGATGGCGTCATGGGTCCTCAGATGATGGAAGATTTTCGTAAACAAGCGGCCAGGTTCGGTACAGACATCAGGTTTGGTTTGGCTACCAAAGTAGATTTTTCAGGGCCTGTTCATAAGGTTTTTATAGACGATGCTCATTTGATACTAGCTGAAACAGTAATTATCGCTACTGGGGCATCAGCTAAGTGGTTAGGACTGGAGTCTGAAGCACGTCTTAATGGTAAAGGCGTATCTGCTTGTGCTGTTTGTGACGGATTTTTCTTCAGGGGGATGGATGTAGCTGTTATTGGTGGTGGGGACACTGCTTGCGAAGAAGCCAGTTATTTATCAAAGCTTTGTAAAAAGGTATATATGATCGTTAGGAGAGATGAAATGCGTGCTTCTGACATCATGCAAAAAAGAGTTTTGAATGCCAATAACGTTGAAATCCTTTGGGACACGGTAACCGAAGAGGTGCTTGGTGAAGAGGAAGTGGATGGTATTAGAATTAAAAACAATAAGTCTGGAGAGGTAAAAGAAATTCCAGTAAAAGCTTTCTTTGTAGCTATTGGTCACCAGCCCAATACAGGGATTTTCAAGGAGTGGCTTGATATGGATGAAAGCGGATATATAAAGACTGTCCCTGGTTCTAGCAGAACTAACATTCATGGAGTCTTCGCTTGTGGCGATGCTCAGGATAATATATATAGACAAGCTGTTACAGCGGCTGGTACAGGCTGTATGGCTGCGTTGGATGCTGAGCGCTATCTGGTTGAAAAAGAAAATATGTAA
- a CDS encoding RNA polymerase sigma factor RpoD/SigA — MRQLKISKQITNRESQSLDKYLQEIGKVDLLTPDEEVELAKRIREGDQLALEKLTKANLRFVVSVAKQYQNQGLSLGDLINEGNLGLIKAAQRFDETRGFKFISYAVWWIRQSILQALAEQSRIVRLPLNRVGSLNKISKTFSDLEQKYEREPSPDELAEVLEVSTSEVVDTMKISGRHVSMDAPFVQGEENSLLDVLENDSEVTPDSELMNDSLRKEVQRALSTLTQREGDVISLYFGLNGEHSMTLEEIGEKFNLTRERVRQIKEKAIRRLRHTSRSKALKPYLG, encoded by the coding sequence ATGAGACAGCTTAAGATAAGCAAGCAGATTACCAACCGAGAAAGTCAGTCTTTAGATAAATATCTACAAGAGATTGGTAAGGTAGATCTGTTGACACCTGATGAGGAAGTAGAACTTGCTAAGCGGATCAGAGAAGGTGATCAACTTGCTTTAGAAAAACTTACAAAGGCTAATTTAAGATTTGTTGTTTCTGTTGCCAAGCAGTATCAAAACCAAGGGTTATCTCTTGGTGATTTGATCAACGAAGGAAATCTTGGACTTATTAAAGCTGCACAAAGGTTTGACGAGACCAGAGGTTTTAAATTTATCTCTTATGCTGTTTGGTGGATCAGGCAGTCTATTCTTCAGGCATTGGCTGAGCAGTCTCGTATCGTGAGACTTCCTCTTAATAGGGTTGGCTCTCTAAATAAAATTTCTAAAACTTTTTCTGATCTTGAGCAAAAATACGAAAGAGAGCCGTCGCCAGATGAGCTTGCAGAAGTATTAGAAGTATCCACTTCGGAAGTGGTTGACACCATGAAAATTTCTGGCCGTCACGTTTCTATGGATGCCCCTTTTGTACAAGGAGAGGAGAATAGCCTACTTGATGTTCTTGAGAATGACAGTGAAGTTACACCTGACTCTGAGTTAATGAATGACTCGCTTAGAAAAGAAGTCCAAAGAGCTCTTTCTACGCTTACTCAAAGAGAAGGTGATGTGATTAGTCTGTATTTCGGCTTGAACGGAGAACACTCTATGACTCTTGAAGAAATAGGTGAAAAGTTCAACCTTACTAGAGAAAGGGTAAGACAGATTAAAGAAAAGGCCATAAGAAGGCTAAGACATACGTCTAGAAGTAAAGCGCTTAAACCGTATTTGGGTTAA
- the pnp gene encoding polyribonucleotide nucleotidyltransferase, whose amino-acid sequence MLPQVIQKKIQLKDGREILIETGKLAKQADGSAVVRMGDTMILATVVSSKEAREGVDFMPLSVDYQEKFAAAGRIPGGFLKREGRLSDHEVLISRLVDRAMRPLFPEDYHADTQVNLMMISGDKNVPPDALAALAASAAISVSDIPFNGPISEVRVVRINGEFIVNPTSEQILEADIDLMIGASYDNIVMVEGEMDEVQEEEMLEALKIGHEAIKEQCLVLKELEKEAGKTEKRTYSHETHDLELKEKLYKLLYDKVYEVAAKQIANKSLRSESFKAIKEEYVASLPEDHEEDLGLISKYYHDIEKDAVRNLVLNERVRLDGRKLEQIRPIWSEVDYLPSAHGSAIFTRGETQSLTTVTLGTKLDEQILDSALLSGSSKFMLHYNFPGFSTGEVKPNRGPGRREIGHGNLAFRAIKKILPPVEENPYTIRVVSDILESNGSSSMATVCAGTLALMDAGVKITSPVSGIAMGLISDSESGKFAVLSDILGDEDHLGDMDFKVTGTSKGITACQMDMKVEGLSYEVLHQALMQAKDGRLHILNEMLKTMPSSREDYKPHTPRSYAIRIPKDMIGAVIGPGGKVVQEIQKVTTATVVIEEVEDAGLVNIFAKDKEVMDQAVNWVKGIVAIPEVGETYEGKVKSIMPFGAFVEFMPGKDGLLHISEIKWERLETMEGVLEVGEEVKVKLIEIDKKTGKFRLSRKALLPKPEKKETTK is encoded by the coding sequence ATGTTGCCACAAGTAATACAAAAAAAGATACAACTAAAGGACGGCAGGGAAATTCTAATAGAAACTGGTAAGCTTGCCAAACAGGCAGACGGATCTGCTGTAGTGAGAATGGGGGATACCATGATTCTGGCCACTGTCGTGTCTTCAAAAGAGGCAAGAGAGGGAGTGGATTTTATGCCTCTTTCTGTTGACTATCAGGAGAAATTTGCGGCTGCTGGACGTATTCCAGGAGGCTTTCTGAAAAGGGAGGGTAGACTTTCTGACCATGAAGTGCTTATCTCAAGGTTGGTCGATAGGGCCATGAGACCTTTGTTCCCTGAAGATTATCATGCTGATACTCAGGTTAACTTAATGATGATTTCTGGTGATAAAAACGTTCCACCAGATGCACTTGCTGCACTGGCTGCTTCTGCTGCCATTTCTGTTTCTGATATCCCTTTTAACGGACCGATTTCAGAAGTAAGAGTTGTAAGGATCAATGGTGAGTTTATCGTTAACCCTACCTCTGAGCAAATCCTTGAAGCTGATATTGACTTAATGATTGGTGCTTCCTACGACAACATAGTAATGGTTGAAGGGGAAATGGATGAGGTGCAGGAAGAAGAAATGCTTGAAGCGCTGAAAATTGGCCATGAAGCTATTAAAGAACAGTGCTTGGTTCTTAAAGAACTAGAAAAAGAAGCTGGTAAAACTGAGAAAAGAACGTATAGTCATGAGACCCATGACTTGGAGTTGAAAGAAAAATTATATAAGCTGCTTTATGATAAAGTGTATGAAGTAGCTGCTAAGCAAATTGCCAACAAGAGCCTAAGAAGCGAGTCTTTTAAAGCGATTAAAGAAGAGTATGTTGCTTCTTTGCCTGAAGATCACGAAGAAGATCTAGGCCTAATAAGTAAGTACTATCACGATATTGAAAAAGACGCTGTTCGTAACCTTGTATTGAACGAGCGCGTAAGATTAGATGGTAGAAAGCTAGAGCAGATCAGACCTATTTGGAGTGAGGTTGATTACCTTCCTTCTGCGCATGGTTCTGCTATATTTACAAGGGGCGAAACCCAATCTTTAACAACTGTTACTTTGGGAACAAAGCTTGATGAGCAGATTCTTGACAGTGCACTCCTAAGTGGCTCAAGCAAGTTTATGCTTCACTACAACTTCCCTGGCTTCTCAACAGGTGAGGTTAAGCCTAACAGAGGTCCCGGAAGAAGGGAGATCGGGCACGGAAACCTTGCTTTCAGAGCAATTAAAAAAATACTTCCTCCGGTAGAGGAAAATCCATATACCATCAGGGTTGTTTCTGATATTCTAGAATCAAACGGTTCGTCTTCTATGGCTACTGTTTGTGCTGGTACATTGGCACTTATGGATGCAGGTGTGAAAATAACAAGCCCTGTTTCTGGTATAGCCATGGGACTAATCAGCGATAGCGAGTCTGGTAAATTTGCAGTTCTTTCTGATATCCTTGGTGATGAAGATCACTTGGGTGATATGGACTTTAAAGTTACTGGTACTTCAAAAGGTATTACTGCATGTCAAATGGATATGAAGGTAGAAGGGCTGTCTTACGAAGTATTGCATCAGGCACTTATGCAAGCCAAAGACGGAAGGCTTCATATATTGAATGAAATGCTTAAAACCATGCCTTCTAGCAGAGAAGATTATAAGCCTCATACCCCTCGTTCTTATGCAATACGCATTCCTAAGGATATGATTGGTGCAGTGATCGGGCCTGGCGGAAAAGTTGTTCAGGAAATCCAGAAAGTAACCACTGCTACTGTAGTGATAGAGGAAGTAGAAGATGCTGGTTTGGTCAATATCTTTGCCAAAGATAAAGAGGTGATGGATCAGGCGGTGAACTGGGTGAAAGGCATTGTGGCCATACCTGAAGTAGGTGAGACTTATGAAGGAAAAGTAAAATCTATTATGCCTTTTGGTGCTTTTGTAGAGTTTATGCCAGGCAAAGATGGCCTTCTTCATATTTCTGAAATAAAATGGGAGAGACTTGAAACTATGGAGGGTGTTCTTGAGGTTGGAGAAGAAGTGAAAGTAAAACTTATAGAAATAGACAAGAAAACTGGAAAATTTCGTTTATCCAGAAAAGCATTGCTACCTAAGCCCGAGAAAAAGGAAACTACGAAGTAA
- the rpsO gene encoding 30S ribosomal protein S15 gives MYLTSDIKKDIFKKHGRAKSETDTGSPEAQISLFSHRINHLTEHLKGNKKDYSTRLGLLKLVGKRRRLLDYLYRVDIERYRAIIAELNIRK, from the coding sequence ATGTATTTAACTAGCGACATTAAGAAGGACATTTTTAAAAAGCACGGCAGAGCAAAAAGTGAGACAGATACCGGTTCACCGGAAGCGCAGATAAGTTTGTTCTCGCATCGTATCAATCACCTTACAGAGCACTTAAAAGGGAATAAGAAAGATTATTCCACTAGATTAGGTCTTCTTAAGCTGGTAGGTAAAAGAAGAAGATTGCTCGACTATCTTTATAGAGTAGATATTGAGCGTTACAGAGCGATTATCGCTGAGCTTAATATCAGAAAGTAA